ATTTGGTttacttcaaatattttttacagtgatttCTACACAATCTCTCACATCGAGTGGTCATCTTCAACCTATAACTGATATTGCAAGTTGTATGTTTTTACATAGTACAAAACAattgttacaaagtgctttaaaaacagagtcactgtgaaaaaaagagttaCTTCCTCACAGTTGTATGCGTCGCCCATCTGCGGGTTATAGTTAACATCTGTATTTGTCATGACTTATATGTCACTATGACAGATGACAATGCTTCAACTAGACTGTTTTTGATTCCTGCAAAGAAGCAACAAATTCTAAATCTTGGATGCTTCACAGTTCACACACATCTCCctccggcagcacagaagatctgtaCAATTAGCACAATTttaaggtgggcacccaagattagtgtcaccaatctgaccaaatgtctcctctaCTATTTCTGAGTTGTGACATTGAATAatggtcagaaaagtgtttttgcagaactgTGTGTCACAGCGaatttgacctttgatcttttggatataaaatgtcaacactATATCATTTCATCCTATTAAACATCTCTTTGAAATCCAACATATGAAGTAGCATATGAATTTCTgagttatggcaaaaacatgttttgtggggtcacagtgaccttcaaccaccaaaatctaataagttcatCAAGGGATCCAAATCGGGGTTTTGGCAACATCTAAATACAATTCCCTGGTAGCATTTGTGAGATATCATATGGCCATCGCTGCTGGCATGGaggcaaaaaaatagaaaaatagatgtgcaaacaaaaaaatgtgacattatttctggaaaatgcacattaaaataAGTTGCTAACATTAAGAGGCTGTCCCAAAGTCAAAAACCTACAAAAGTAAAACCAATACTacctttgcttatttttttcagctccaAGGTCCTGAGGCTCCACCTCCTGCAGGTTAGAGTCATTTTCGTAACTTCATGCTTTCAGGGTGTTGATGTTAATGTTTAATTaggttaatgtttttattaacccATTCTAGATTTTACAACCTTCTTTTTATCttcaaaacagtgaaataaaaattcaTTTCTCCTGAACTCTCATCAGGCTGTCATTAATCTTAGTTCACTTAGTTCACTAAACCATCACAACAAATAACACAGGGAACTATTCAGTGTTCTAGTTTAATAACCTAATTTCActttagaaaaatgtgaaatggcCAAGTTTGCTCAAATGTTGCTCTGCTTGCTGTGACAGCATGCAGGGGTTACAAACGAGTTACTGATGTGTTGTCTGACAGTGAGATAGACCTAATGATGTGTCTGTAAGTCACTGAGGTTGACAGGATTAATGCGGTTAGAtacaaaaacccaaacacaatagaataaaaaaatgaaggaagaagataaaaaaagagggggaagGGCTTCTTTCAGGCAACTGAAAGCATCATCTGAAGAAACGAGCCTGCACAGGCACGGACTATCAACCAACAGATGAAAAGAGGAACTGACAAAAACTACAGAAGTTCAAAAGTCTCACTGAGGATTTCAGCATCCAAGATGAACGCAATCAGGAGCTgtcttctgctcctcctcttacTGATTACAGGTAATAATATTTGATGAGAGATTTGATAGATAACTGTTACACCAGCAAGAAATTAACCAGGTTGCTCCCATCCTGTGTTGTGGTTTAAGCTTTGTCTGTATTTCTTTAACGCAGGTCACAGAGTCAGTCGAAATGCAGCACTGgttcaaaaactaaaaacaatgaggataaaaaacaaaacgatCTGCAACATTTAACACGATTtcaatatctattttttttttgcttcttacTAAAGGCAATTTGCCTTTCTCATTCAGGTAGTCTTTCCTGTAAATATGCAGCTATCAAAGgtgatgttttaaatgtaaactaaCCAAAATGAAACAGCCCTGTTGTCACAGagacattgattttttaaaaatgtttttaaattttatttttatttttcacagctAAAGAACTTGTTTATATGGCTTGCTGATACTGAATaaggataaaacaaaaactctttACTAAAGATGGGGGAAACAGAAGCAGAAGTGAAAGTCACTTACAGTATATTTTGGCCATttagtagagaaaaaaaaccagtgtgacagaaaaaaacaaacaggtgcAGACACTAAACTCTATATAACAATTCAAGCCGCTACATATGTTAAAGATACTGCAGAATTATTAGTGACAATTCAGTTcatatgaatgaataaaaaaatcaccagctaGCTGTGCTTTATCTGTTTATTCATGTGAATATTAAGTTATAATAACTGTTTTTAAGTTACCACTTGCTGATAATAGACTGACAGATGTCATGGACTGAAGTCTGGCACTGTGCAGATTAAAACTGCTGCCTTGCTGTATATTATGGTTGCTAATAGTTAAATTGTACTTAAGATACAATAATTATTGTTGGATGAGTTCCAGTTTAATCCAATATATGTTGCCTTTAAACGCAGCCACATCTTTAAATCTGCATTAAAGACCGTGTCTATTTGGGAGCAGTGGACACAAGCTAACAGGAACTGATGGTTCGACACTATAAATGACTCCTTTTACATATAGTACTTGTACTCATGTGATCTATtgttcatataaaaatattaacgctgctttaatttttttcaagtttttttatgGCCAGTGTTCCTACAGCCTAagggaaattaaatttaagactttttaagacatttaaatgccacttgggatgaaatttaagaccaatttcacAATAATCATGAACAAATCTCTTTCACAGAGTAAAGAAAAAACTTGCGCATCCATTTATTGTAACAAAAAACGTTGAAAAGGTTAGGTGAGATTTGGGAAATACCTAGcattttttagtgatttttattaCTGATGTTGTGTGCCTCACTCTGTATGTGGGATTATTCCACTCCTTTAATTCCCATCATGATAAGAGGAATTCACAAGAAGAGAAAGTCagtaaattctttaaaaaataagtgttactaattattttgtgattttacaatgcaatgtcagaaaaaaagcaattcataAAATTTCTCTTCCAATGTCTTTGTATTTGTCAGtcaaagactgatttaagacattttaatattaacaaaaGCCTTATTCTTagattaattcaatgccttttaagacgtTTTAAGGATCCGCGGGGACCCTGGTTATAGCTTACCAACGGTGATTGGTCCAGATAATCACAGatctaaaaacaacagcacaaggATAGTTTTCAGTGCTACTGTAATACAATAAGATAAAGGAACTCCAAAATAGACATAACACAAATGACTTTACAGTTGATGTTAGCGTAGAGCTCATTATCATTCTGTAAATCTTCTACTGACTGAAAGTCTAACAGCCATTGACTGATTCATCTTTGTGATCCACGGATGCAGAAATTGTTGGTTAATGATTATCATTACCATTACTGCTGTAGCTCTGGAATAGTTTCAGTGTCTGATATGATGTgacctttttgtctttgtctgatCTACAGGTTGTGAGGCCACATATACTGTGAGGGGATGCACAGGGGGGTGGTTTGAATTCACCTGCAAAAATCCTGGAACAAATGAAATATACAAGTCAAAAGAAGCCATTAACCCAGAGATGTGGGAAAAACCCAGCAGAGTTTCCCTTAACCatgatgaaagaaataaaactctCAGGCTGACCGTCAAAAAACTTGAACAAAGAAAAGACTCTGGCTGGTACTGGTGTAAAAGGAATTTTTCCTCTATAGTGAATCTAAATTTGTCAGTTGGTAAGAAACACtcactttcaaaatgtttctatggaaacctcaaaaaaacaacaacaacttggaaacaaagaaaacaaaaaaaaactaaaaaaggaaatgtcatTATGAAAACACAGTTAATGTAACACAATCTatacttgattaaaaaaaatccacattttttttcagaatccACATTTTTAGGGCACATATCAAGCTATAGTGATAACAGATTCTATCCTAAAAGACCCGGGACACCTCATACATCAGAAACTTCAAGTttggttttgtattttctgtgcaCCAGTAAAGCACACTGTAATCCTGGTTTGTAATTCTGGTTTTGAGACAGGCTGAAGAAATAATGTTTAattactttcatgttttgactGTCTTTTGCAGAAAGAGACTGCCAGGGAGCATTTATTCAAACTGCATACAGAACAGCTAAAACCACCATCACATGtgattacaaaatgaaaaacaaagacgaCACCAGTGTCGTGTTTTTCTGCAAAGAGAACGGTTCGATGTGTGACGAAGTTTTATCAACAAAGTCGTCTCAGTCAAACGGGATATTCACTCTCAAAGAAACCACCAGCAACTTCAGCATGTCCATCAGTGATGTGTCCTCACAGCATGCTGGTGTCTACTGGTGTGGAGTGAAATCAAGTGATGGAAGTTACCGAGCCACActcagaaaaatacaactgaagGTTAACGGTGAGAAACAAACATCCAGCACTTTAACGTTTGATTTACTCACATCTTTAAGGTTTCTCTGAAATatgttgttaaatgcagtgACTGATAGGCACTGCTGTCCATGTCTATTTACAGCCAGTATTACTAACTTCACAAGGTCTCCAACTGTTGGAAAGGATTTCGAATACTGGTGTCAATATCACAATAAAtctcagaaaaaacaaatattcatcTGTAAAGGAAAAGATCCTTCTATATGTGAACCTCTAGTAAGCATGTCAAAGCCTGACATGAACCCTCAAAAGTTTTCCATTAAAGAGACCAAAGAGAAGAAGATAAACATTATagtgaaaaaagtaacaagagaAGATGCTGGGACATACTGGTGTGGAGCACAAAACAACGCCAAAAGTCGCAGCAACACCTTCTTCCACAAACTTCAGATGACCGTAGGTGAGAAAAGTTATTTGGATTACTGATTGACTTTCATTTCATCATAtaaatttacttttatatttaatgtttgtttctgaTCTGTTTAGTTCTaggcaacacatttttttctaaatgaccACTGCGTGTTTCCAAGCTGCTATATACGTGAGGAGAACAGAAAAGGAAGTAGTCTAATGTGTTAGGTTAGGGTGagtaagacaaaaaagtgtaaCGTGCAAATACTCAACCCTAACAGTTTTAACACTGAGGGTGAATTTCTCATAGCATTACCATGtcatgtatgtaaaaaaaaaacacatttcaaacttTACCAGAGCTTTAGCTATTCAAACTCAAACCTTAACTTTTTGAATAAGATCATAATCTttgtattactattatttttatccagtttattaaaaacatttatatcaGCTGTTTCAGTTTAACTGTTACTCCAGCAATTACCATAGATTATAATAgtatataacaaaaataactgtATTAGCTGCACCCACAGAACTTAATCTGTGTGCTCTTTATATCAACATGCTGTCTTTCACTTCAGACAACATTTACTGACAACTGTCAATGTTATTGGCTCTGTGGGATCAGCcacttaaaaacactttttttttcaaatggcgCTAAACTGTGCTGAGTGACTCAGTCTGAATTAAGTAACATCTGAGcttgttttgatttgaattaagacaaaaataagataataataaaaataattgcttttaaaaattaagattctAATAATCAAGACATAACTTAATTTGCCTGGTTTTGTCaaatttaattcttatttttctttcctttaatgAAACATTGTTAATTTAATTAAGCTTTCGTGTTAACCTGAATGACCTTCTGTTTACTTTTAGAGCCACCAACAACGCCCACATTTCCTGCTACTTCAACCCAGGCAACTACTGCACCCGCTGGGAGGCAAGGTAAATGAGCAGGTGTGctgcaaaaaagtatttttagtcAGTTTCAACTGAATGCCTCCTAAATTCCTTAACACAGACAGCTCTGGATGATTATGCGTGTTACctgtgtttttaacaattttctcTGTTGTATGGTTTATCTAGCAGGAGGCCCTCAGATCGTCATTACCGGTATTGTCTGCGtaactgtgctgctgctgctgtttgtgctcattttgaTCCTTATCTTCAAACGTAAGAGTTATACCTCTTTGCAGAATGCGAAACATGCACCAGCCGTACTCACAAAACCACATTCAGGACATCTCTATCTTGTACGGTCGTGATGTCTACAAAAGACAAACTAATGCACTAAACAAGACTTCACTCTCTTTCATGTCTAggtgtttttcttcttacttTCATCTTTGCTCATTTCTGGAGATAGACAGCTGTATTTAGGTCCTATTTGATGACAGCACACTTGAAATACAAAGTCATCAAAATGCAACTATCAGTTCCTGTCTGCTGTGTGCAGCAGCATGTGCTGGTTGTAATTTAGGTAGAAAGAGAAGCAACTGTGTCTCAATTTGATGAAAAGTATTGAAATTAAACTACTTAATGTCTTTCTGCttgtttattcttatttttgttctCTCCCTTTTTGTTTCAACCAGgacattcaaaaaacaaaagaaatgcagcagCTACAGCACAACACATCAAAGAGGTTAGTGTATAAATGTATATCTGTGTAATGGTATTGATTAGGTGTTAATATCAGGGCTCAACAATAAGGATTGTCTGATTGCCATGGCAAAGTCAAACACTGCACCGGGCTTGTAAATCTAGTAACTAAGTTACCCCATCAGGCAAGTGGTAAAAAtggatttaatttgtttttttccggAGCTGGTGATAGAAGTAGCTAAGGATTAAGCCATCTTGCTTCCCTCTCATCTCTTTAGAGAGTTTAACATGTGCAGTACTAATAGAGCACTTGCAGGAAAATCGCGGCAGGTAAAGAAAAAGTCTATAAACTAAAGCACAAGTGAGCATATCAATTATCTTGGAAACAGGAATTTAGTTGGGTGGCATGAGATGTGGCATTGTGAGCAAAACTCCAACAGTGCATTGTGTGAACAGAAATGGAGTTGTTTTTCATAAGTTTAGACTTGTGTTGTTATTTCATAACTGCTGATAATAAAACAAGTGACAATAACCAGACAATGTAAAGTGTATATCGGCTAACCACGACACAGCTTCTCCCTATGTGGTCTGTTTTAGATTCAGGTGTGTTACTACCTCTGACAGCCAACTGGCAAGCACATTTCTTCCATATTTCCTGGAGACTCTTTAAACAGAATTCACTTTCTGAgttgacaaaacaaataaaacccaGGGAGGTTACCTAATAAACAGTACAGTGGTATCGTACTGTTAGCAAGTTAGAAAATGATCATAACCCCATTGTTGAGTAGCTAAACCTGAAAATATGTTACTACATGAAAACAGATTTCATGCTTAGGTATTGATTTCATTTGCATAAGGAAAGATTTATGTTGAGTTACGTGATATCAGAGACTGGTATGGCACAGGGGTAACTTACACagctaattgttttttaaattgaattttatttgcGACATCTTTTAAATTACTAACTCCTGGCTTTGTAGATAACTGCtctacttttttcaaaataattcatgttttaaaCTCTTTAACTGTTAATTCTGTCTACAATGTTAAATACAATGTGTGTGGTTAGTCCTTATTGTTTAGATTACATGTTTATAAGACTTTCATTCTTCTTTGGAAGGATTACATCTACGAGGAGATACAGGAGCGCCCCCAGACGTCTGACCCAGGACATGCGATCAACTCGATTTATGTCACTGCCAACCTTCCCCAAAACCCCTCTGCCTCGCCGCATTACTCTACCATCAGCTTTCAAAACTGCTCTGGTGGCGAGGCACTGATCACCAGACCCAGCTCTGCTGCCTGTGAATATTCTACTGTGACCTACAGCCAAAGTCCAACCTGCTCCTCTGTCAACCAACCATCTTCAGACGATCCTCTCTACTCAACAGTATGCAAGCCCCGGGAGCAATGAGGAAATATCAGTCAGAAAgttattaacaaaacaaaagtcattcattttttttatgttgtctaAAACGACATCCAGCTTAGACTTCAAGAAGTACATCAAGACAGTTTGTTAGGCCCTGAGCACCGAGACACAGTGTATTCTCTCTTAACCCCcatttattaaatttaactAGGTACAGTAAGTAATCAaaccaaacaaagacaaacGACGAGGTTCCGTTTTTCACAGTTGACTTTTCTGGTTTGTGTTGGGGACTTATCATGTTGTTTTAGTTCAGAATAATACAGTAGTCTCCTGTGGCTCGCACTAGCCATGGTTcagaaacttgaaaaaataagtCAGGAGAAAGGTTAAGGTTATgaagaaatatttatattctgCTGCGGCTAACTCCTAAAGTAATAAACTAAAAATCCTCCAGTCCACAGGCAGTGGTACATAGGTCCTAGcctcaaaaaacagcactgGTTGGGttgtaaaaatattcaaagataaaaagaaaatttgtgaGCAGCAGTAcagacattttaagaaaataaaagaaggcaaagtgtttgtgctgctcaaaAGCATGAGTGATGCTGTTGCAGCATAAAGGCATGCCCAAGCACCTGTTGTTCAGGGTGTGAACAAGATAAATCAAGTTCAACTTTTGGAAAGCAGCATTTTGCACCACGTTATGTgacaaagattttaaaaatcacacttggtaaatatatatttatattcccttttttctgtaaacatcAGTCTATGACAAATATGGGGAAGTTGATTATTTTAGTGCACGGCTACCCAGTAGTtcaataaaatcagtaaaaaaatgtgttaaatttacCACATAGTTTTAGTTCAATTAGTGGCCCCttatagtttttaaaatcttaccTGAAATCCAAGTGAAGAGTGCAGCACGTCCGAATCCAAACCCTGTGACGGCTCCTCGGCCCACTGACGCTCCTCTCACACTGAGTTTGACCATGAAGAAGCCAACCTGTATACTGTGAAGTATAACTGCAATTAATATCTAATTCTAATGTAAgtagataaaaaaacaagaccttTCACTAATAACAATTTATAATCATCCATTCTGACTGAAATATCAGGGATTGGCAAACCCGAATACGTgtagttaaattttttttaaaaatgacaaaattaatgAATCTTTTAATGGTTGATTCATTAGTGatgaatatatattatatattacagtAAAAAGTGGAACCAGAAAACTACTGCACAgccatttgttttaaaaacaatggtGAAGCAAATTCAGTTGTTTGTTGTAAAGTTGGATGTAAAGTTTGAATAACTCGTAACCATCACAAACAAAGTGATCTAACTCACAAATCATTTTGTTCTGTTACTTATTGCATTAAAGCTTATACATATTATACagaaatatatgtatacatttacaagaataaacagaagaaaacttaagaattaattttctgtcaactgGCTAACTGATTAATAAACTAATAATTTTAGCTATTATGATATAAACTGTTAGgtaatttcatttataattttttagaTACTCTTCTTATgtattttaagagaaaaaaatcttaatttttaaagtaagtAGTACTTaaactgtcagataaatgtaatgaagtatAAAGTACAACATATCCCTCtgaaaagtaattaattaaagtataatgctacatgaaaacaaaatactcaAAGTACCTAAACACTGCACTTACTACCTACAATACTTGAGTCAATGTACATATGTAATTACATTCACCACTGAAATAAGTTACCAGCTCCCAGGGGTGGAAGATATTAGATATTAGataatatttagatatttaattcaagtaaaagtacaaatgagaatgtaaaaatactcaccAGTACACAAGTTTAAGTCCACAGCATCCTCAACGGCCGTGAACCTACTGTTAGAAAGTCAAATGTTAACGGCTGTAACCCgaaaataaagtgatataaGTCACCTTGCActattttaaaggttttgtcaATTACTTTAAATATCAAGTTAATTCCACAATGccacgttttttttgttttgagcgtaatttctcagatttatGACGACAGGTGTAAGCTAACGCTAACGTCTTGattaagctaacgttagctagcgcaaaaaaacaagactcaCCAGTGAATTCTTCATCAAAACACAACGAAATATGAAACTCCTCAGTGTTTTCACGAACCGCGGGATACCCGAATATTATAAACCCGGTCTTTTGCTGTGTAAACTCACGAAATATATCAACTTTTACTCATAACTATAATTGTAAGCAGCTCGTCCTCTTCCCTTAGCTCTGAgttcttctccctcctcctctgcggTCTTCACACCTCTCCGCCCGCAGGCAGCGCCCCCTGTTGGAAAAATGTAATAACGTCTtccaactaaaataaaaaaaataataattttctcattattttttttttttttttttttgtttctgtttgtttgtgtaactGCCAATTTAACAAAGCCATGACAAACCTGAAGATATTTAACACAAGGATCCTAAGGTGGAGGAAGTAATCAAACATATTATTCACGtagcaataaaatgtaaaaaacaataaaacaaataaaaaccaaagtggttaaaagtgaaaatcctgcaaaatgttaacaagtaaaagcaaaaaagaatcagtgccataaaaaaacacacattttgcagAACGACACattttagaattatatattatatgacTGCAATGCATATTTAGcatattaaatgtgtttaatgttgcaggttatattttaaaattaaaaataaattattaaaatctttattttatatagcTGCGACACAGAGTAATTTCTtattaaagtagtttttaggAGTCAATCAGAGTGCTTGATGCACAAAGACAgacttgattgattttattgtaTCTTATGATAAGCTGTTATATAggtatcaaatatttttatatttgtaggatgtcatttttattaaaaaccaTACTTTTTTCACGTTATGTCTTGCTTATGTGCCACTGcattgtgatttttctttatgttgtgGTTTCAATTGTATAACACTCTCAATTGTATTCATTCTCTTCTATTGTTACCTGACTTTGATTTCAAAACTAAATTGGGAGCTTTTTAAAACCTCACAGTATCAGTATCACAAAAGGAAATCCAAGTGGAAAATATTGCTCTTTTCAAATACACAGTAAAAGCTTCATCCTGTTGATACACATTCGATGTCCTACTTTGAATTCGTCTAATGCTGATTCGAAACACTTGTGGTTAAAACTCGCTGCTCACGTTTCCTGAGATTAAGATGTTTGTATTGGTTTAGTATGCTCGTGTCATAGGTAGACgcaaaaacaaactgcacaaaaaacattttgttttaaatctagTAGCACAACATTTCAGCAGTTAGATCTCTTGCACCTCAGACACAAACCGCACTGAATCTTTTCAAAGTGCTGCTTCCACTTTATTTCgtgtaaattaaaa
This DNA window, taken from Plectropomus leopardus isolate mb chromosome 2, YSFRI_Pleo_2.0, whole genome shotgun sequence, encodes the following:
- the LOC121960815 gene encoding uncharacterized protein LOC121960815 yields the protein MKRGTDKNYRSSKVSLRISASKMNAIRSCLLLLLLLITGCEATYTVRGCTGGWFEFTCKNPGTNEIYKSKEAINPEMWEKPSRVSLNHDERNKTLRLTVKKLEQRKDSGWYWCKRNFSSIVNLNLSVERDCQGAFIQTAYRTAKTTITCDYKMKNKDDTSVVFFCKENGSMCDEVLSTKSSQSNGIFTLKETTSNFSMSISDVSSQHAGVYWCGVKSSDGSYRATLRKIQLKVNASITNFTRSPTVGKDFEYWCQYHNKSQKKQIFICKGKDPSICEPLVSMSKPDMNPQKFSIKETKEKKINIIVKKVTREDAGTYWCGAQNNAKSRSNTFFHKLQMTVEPPTTPTFPATSTQATTAPAGRQAGGPQIVITGIVCVTVLLLLFVLILILIFKRHSKNKRNAAATAQHIKEDYIYEEIQERPQTSDPGHAINSIYVTANLPQNPSASPHYSTISFQNCSGGEALITRPSSAACEYSTVTYSQSPTCSSVNQPSSDDPLYSTVCKPREQ